The window TTTGACCTTGACCCTCATTTCAAGGTTTCCATTAGCTCCAAGGTCAGAACTCTAGAAGTGACTACCTTCATTTATATCTATCACATGGGTGTAAGTTGTTTACTTACGAGTACCTTCCCGACATTTTTCGCACGACCACAATGATGATCCCAGCAATGAATCCAATGCCTAGTAAGACGCCAACTATGATTCCAATCAGGGTCCCAGTTGAAAAGCCATCTGAATGAGAGGGAAGAAACCATGAGCCCAGATAAACAATACACCTGCCATACAATGTGCCACTGCCCTACTATAGATCGAAATCATGTTCTATGGTGTTTCTCCTGTATCCAGTGGAAGCTGTTCTAGAAGAGGAGAAACCTGGGCTCTTCTAATCTCATCTAATGAGTGGAAAGATTTCTGGGTctcaagattgatgaaccattcaTACAGCATGGATTCACAGTTAATCACTGGGTAGCGTCACTGTGATATGACAACATTCTCCACAAATGTCATTAAGTGAATAGACTCATTTGTGGTTTGATTATTTTCAAATACAGGcaattcccttttctctcttaaaaGAAGTTTGAAACCTGTTTCTTGGAGGGTTCTCTATTCTGCACTTATTGACTCCAATCCAGAAAAGGATGTAATTCATCACAAATATTAGGTTCAAAGAAAccccccactttttaaaaaaaatctgaaaagaatATTTTGATACCAAAACCTAGCTTACCTTTCGCACCTGTTGTCTGTGTGTCTTCTGTAAAGAGAGATGTAATGATACAGAATTATTAGGATTTAATAACTGTAATTTAACAATTGGCAAAAGATAAGTTTACCCTAAGAGGAAGGGAGCAAAACACAAGAAAAGAAgataatttcttaaataaattgGATCAGGGGATTTTTAAGCAAGTTTGACATGATCCTGTCTTCAAAACTATTATTACTGAATTTATGAACGTTTCTTCACACCTATGGGTCCAAAGTACTTTTGTGTACATTACTTTTCTGCTATCAACTCAAGGCAACTGGCCCACGGaggttttaaataaatgattagGAAGTTTCAGAGCTTAGGGTAACAAAGAATCCAAGGCTATTGATTCTTGGTCCAATGTCAAGGTCAAGCAAAACTCGCCCACTGGGATGAGGTCTGTTTTGAAGAATTTTCATTTTGAGAGCACTATGCTCTAGTTTTGGAAGGTGTGGCCAAGACTGAGATTTGTCTTTTGATATTAattccctgcttttttttttagtagcaaAATTCACATCTTACAGGGCAGTAGCAACATGCCCAGCTCAGTTTAATGAAAGAATACACACCTTGTATTCATGCCACTGTGAttttaggatttcttttttttttttttaaaccaacttaaaaatatatatatatatatatatatatatatatatatatatatatatatatatatatatatatattattgattttttacagagaggaagggagagggatagagtgttagaaacattggtgagagagaaacatcgatcagctgcctcctgcacactccccactggggatgtgcccacaaccaaggtacatgcctttgaccggaatcgaacctaggacccttgagtccgctggccgatgctctatccactgagccaaaccggttagggctgtgatTTTAGGATTTCTACCTGCAGCCAAACCTAGTTCAATAGTTGCAATGTGAACATTTTCATTTACCTATCACATGGGTATCTGTTATTTATTTACAAGTGTCTTCCTGTATGTAAATAAGAAAATGGCGCGTTTTAGATAATTTCACATAATTCCTATTTAAAAGTAAAGGTGTTTTGTTCTCTCCCATCAACCTCTCTGTAGAGAGTCCTTAACTCCTCTGGGGGGTATTTGTTTATCTAGTTTGCAGATGGAGAAAAGTCAAGGTGCCTTGATTTCATGATACAATAGAGGGAAGTGAACCAATCAGGCCCTTCCCTACAACCTTCACTCACAACTTGCAAAATTCAGATACCTAATAACATTCTTTATGAAAGATGAAACCAGCCATCCATCATCTACAAAATGCTTGCTTTTCCTAATGGTATGGTTTGAAAGAAGCCATCCCTTTGAACCACGGCTGTCTCCAGAAagacaccttttcttttttttttttttaatatatttttattgatttttttacagagaggaagggagagggatagagagttagacacatcgatgagagagaaacattgatcagctgcctcctgcacactccccactggggatgtgcccgcaaccaaggtacatgcccttgaccggaatcgaacctgggacccttgagtccgcaggttgacgctctatccactgagccaaaccggttagggccagaaagACACCTTTTCAAGGGGGCCCCAGGGTAGGTAGCGGTCTCCTTGCATGAGCTAAAGCTATGGCTCGGGAGCACTCACACGGAGCTCAAGTGGATGGTGCTATCCCACCATAAAAGTGTTTGGGAGGCTGCTGGACCTGAGTCCTGCCCAGGACAACAACATCGTCAAATCAACTCCCCAAATGTCATTCATCCCCGGCTGCCAAATACCAGCAGAAACAGGTCTAATTGTTTGCTTATCATGTCTTAACATGGTGGCTGCCAATTCCACCAACCTCAGAACacgccatcatcaccatcaatgACACCATGAGTTAGGAAATACCAAAAATGAAGTTTATGGAAGATTCCTTACTAAATTAGAACGTATTAGTCCTGTCCTCCCTAGCTCCCTTGCAATGACATGGCTGTGATCATAAAATGTGTCATAAATGTGAACATCATCACACTTGGGCGTTTCATAGGAAAGACATCTGCTGACCTCTTAAGAAACCCAAAtgcttaaaattacattttaactcATGTAAAAATTTCCTGGGACACTGATATATGAAGTGGGAATGTACTGTTAGTCACAGGTTTTGTGACGGGTGGGGCAGGGGACACCACAGAAGAGTAACCAGGAGTGTTTTCCAGGcaattgagaatttttttttaaggattagaGGGGTATCCTGTCATGACAGAAAGAATACTCAACTTGGAAGGTTCCATTTTCTGCTGCCCATTAGCTgttaacaatttattttcttgtttgtgtgtgtgtgtgttttttatgtgtgtgttttttgtaaatcctcacccaaggatatttttccattgatgtttaaagaaagtggaaaggaggaagagagacaaagagagagagaaagagagaaacatagatctcagagagacacattgattagttgcctcccacacacactccaaccaaagctgggattgagcctgcaaccaaggtacatgcccttgaccagaattgaaccagggacccttcattCAGTAcatggccgatgctctatccactgagccaaaccgggtaagCTGTTAACCAGGTAATGCTCCATTTCTTTAGCATCTTGGGGTGACCTTTAAGCtttattttcaaagcacttttaggaagttttttttttctatgtggtAAAATATACGTAACACAAAATTTACCCTCTTCATCATTTttgtgtacaattcaatggtagaaatacattcatattgttgtgccaTCATCACCAacctccatctccagaactcatCTCACAACACTAACCTTATACACCtgttaaacaataactccctcctccctcctccccaaccctAGACGAccatccttttactttctgtCCCTATAATTCTGACTACTTTGTGGAGTGTACCTCATCTGAGTGGGATCGTACAGCACCTGCCTTTTGGTGACTAGCTTATTCTAATTAGCATAATGTCTCAAGGTTTACCCATTTGTATTATGTGtcaatttcattccttttacaggctgaataatattccattgtatgtattcAAGGTGCCTtgattttgtttatccatttatccgtCAATAAATTCCACATTTCAGCTACAGTAAATAATGTGGCTATGAACGTAGGTATACAaatataaagctttaaaaaaaaaaaaatcctcacctgaggacatgtttctatacaggaaggacagaagggggagagtgagaggagatagagagaaacatcaattggctgcctcctgtaatgccccaactggggatcgaacctgacaCCTGGATaaatgccctgatcgggaattgaaccgccATCTTTCAGTGTacgagacaatgctccaactaactgagccacaccagccagggctaaagcagtttttaaaaatcctcagaaGTGCTATAGATTTTGTAAAACCAGATTGATTGGCTTTGAGTCTGGAAATGTATATTGACACTAAAGAATAACTTCTTAGGAGTTCAGATGTACATTTAGTTTGAGGAACCACTGTACTAGGCAAAGTCTTTGTGTTTACTTTCATTTAAAGATGGAAATACCTATCACTTGTTCTCAAGGCAGAGAACTCTGTTCAGCAGCCCAATTTTATCTAGATAAAATGATTTATACAAAATAGCTCAAGTTAGTAATCACTCATTGCACTTATTGGAGGGTTAGTTCCTTTTCTCGTTCACCCCTATATACtacaaaattaatttcttttttttaaaaagctctagaAATAGGAAGCTATCTCTTTCTATTGCTGAGTTGTAATGGCAATGATCTGTCCTTGTTTTTATCAGTGATGGTCCAAACCTCATAATCATGGCAAAGACCCAACGTCCTCCTCTCTACTTTCTCTCCAAGATGTTCCACTTATAAAGCTGCAGGTGTCAACCGGGGATCACAAGTACAACCCCAAATCCTGGTAAGAAAAGATTCTTGCTCCGTGGATACAGACATGAACTCCATATAAGATGGCAAACAGTACTATAGAGCCCATTGAGGTTCACATAGGTTGGCTGAGTTTTATGCTTTTAAGTGAACACACAAAGTTCTTAGTGTAGCATTCTACCCACTTAAGGTCAGCAACACGACACCAGTAGTACTCATCTTGCCCTGGTGGGGGTATTACCACTCGTTCTCAAGGCAGAGAACTCTGTTCAGCAGCCCAATAAATCAAATTGGATTTAGAAACCTAATACATCGAGTTCTGAAACTCCCACATAAAGCTTGCTTTGGAATTCACTCTTGCATTCCAAAAATATGCCCTGCTGGTTATTACACTTGGTCATGGTTTCTGGAGGGTAATGATTATGCAGAACAAGATCAATCCGCGTTGGGGTGACCGGTTTTCTTACCCCTGGAGTGACTAGTGGCCCCATTCAAGGCTGTGGTGCTCTGGGTTTCCTCTTGGGCATGGCCTGTGCTCTCTGTGGTTGGCAGATCCTCTATGGGAGTGTCTGTGCGCTTTGTATTTGTGGGCACCTATGGAGATGTAAATGaagcaaaaacagaaatataacaccatgttttaaaataaattcgcGGCCTCGTGACAGAAAAGAATATACGATGGtggcataaatatataaaatatatgacgACATAAATTTAAAGTGGAAACCAGAAAACACACAGACAGAATAACAGGAACACGAATAAAACCATGCCTCCAGAAATGAATACCGAGTGTTTACTTCCACGAGTCTTAGTTCTTGCTGACTTCCTAGGGTCTTAATTCTTCAAAAAAAATACCAGCTCACTAAGCTTTAATTCTTTCTCTCCCTTGAATTTGAATGGCATTTCCTCCCTTCAACATTTTTGGGGGCATATATTATGTTGTATCATATTTTAATGCCTTCCCTCTCCCAATCAGAGTAATAGCTAACCTTTATTAAAACTTACTATGTGCTAGCCCCTTTAAATACCTCatttactacacacacacacacacacacacacacacacacacacacacacgcgcgcgcgcacgaAACCCCTATGAAGTAGATCCTATTATTAGTCCTATGGTATGAACAAGGCTTAGAGAGATTCAAAAATATGCCCAAGCTCACATAGCCAACAAGTGGCAGAACAAGACTTGGAAGTGGTTCTGTTGACTCCAAAATTTAGCCCAATGTAACATTCACAAATATGCTAATgaacacaagcaacaaaagcaaaaatagataaATGGGACCTCATCCAACTTAAAAACTTTGTGCACCCAAGGACAcaatcaacaaagtgaaaaggcaacctaggAAATAGGAGACAATATTTGCAATTCATATACCTGGTAAGGGTATCAAGAaatcctacaactcaacaataacCTGAGGGCTTTAATAAAATAGCCAACAAGCATATAAAAAGGTTctgatgccaaaaccggtttggctcagtggatagagcgtcggcctgcggactgaaaggtcccaggttcgattccggtcaagggcatgtacctgggttgcgggcatttccccagtgggggatgtgcaggaggcagctgatcgatgtttctctctcattgatgtttctggctctctatctctctcccttcctctctgtaaaaaatcaataaaatatatttaaaaaaaaaaaaaaaaggttctgaaTCTCAGAGAAGTGCAAATCAATACCTCAACGAGattaccacctcacacctgttagcaTGGCTACTatcaaaagaacagaaaacactGTGTTGGCAAGGTTGTAGAGAAATCGGAAccattgtgcactgttggtatTACTGGAAGTGGTGCAACCACTAGGGAAACAGGATAGAGGTTCCTCAGAAAAATTAGGAATATAATGACCATATGATCCAAaaatcccacttctgagtatacgtagacccaaaagaactgaaagtgaGGTCTTGAGATATTTGTACACCATGTTCAaagcagcactattcataatagccaaaagcaACCCAAAAGTCCATCAATGCTGGATGAATAATAAAAATGCCGTATATCCatttaatggaatattattcagtctttaaaaggaaggaaatttggacacatgctacaacatggatgagccttgaggacattaagccaagtgaaataagccagtcagtcaCTAAATGATAAATATGGTGTGATTCCACTGATATGAGGCACTTAGTCAGAATAGAGAtaaaaagtagaatggtggtcacCAGAGAttggagggaagaggaaaaggTGAGTTGAATGGGTAGTTTCAGATTTGCAAAAGGAAGACAGTCTGGAGATCTGTTTCACAAGATGAATATACTTAATACTACTGAATTATGGGTACACTCAAAAATGGTTCATGCCGAAACCGGtatggctcggtggatagagcgtcggcctgcggactgaagggtcccaggttcgattctggtcaagggcatgtacctgggttgcaggcacatccccagtaggagatgtgcaggaggcagctgatcgatgtttctctctcatcgatgtttctgactctctatctctcttccttcctctctgtaaaaaatcaataaaatatatatttttaaaaatggttcagTTGGCCCCAGCCAGGTGACTCCAATgtttggagcactgtcccatacgccaaaaggttgcaggttcaattcccggatagggcatatacctaggttgtgagtttgatcccaggttgggtgcatacaggaggcaactgattggtgtttctcacatcaatgtttctctctttctctgtctctctgtctctcgcctccttcatctctctctaaaatcaataaacatacccttaggtgaagatttttttaaatggctcacatggtaaattttatgttatgtgttctttaacacaataaaaatatgctAAAGGGTATCTACCATGTGCCTCGCATGGTTCTCAACCCTGGGGATATTCCTAAACAGGGGCAGGCACACTTTTCTGTAGAAGGCCAAAtggtaaatattttctctgttgtaaccaactactcaactctgctctTAGGGTATGACAGCAGCCTGAGATCATTCTCAACTGAATAGGCActgctgtgttccagtaaaactttattgacaAGAACAGGGTGTGGGCCCACTCTGGTGAGTAGTTTGCTGTCCTCTGGCCAAGAATGTcactcctggggggtggggataggATTCCTTTAGGCCTCTTTGAGATCATGAGTGAACTTAAGAATCAcgagaaaaaaaatcaaccatgGACTGACCTGGGGAGTATTCaaagcagagaaaacagaaacCTAAGTTGGAATAAGTCCAAAGGTCAGAAGGTCCCACATGGCTGAAACAGAGGACTCGAGAGGGACAGTGGTGCAAGGATGTCACAGAGGTGGGCAAGAGCCTCTGTCCCATGTCACTACAGTCAAAGCCCCTCAAGGGTGGAAGGTGTGGCCTATAGCCCTCCTCAATGCCTCCCAGAGCCTGGCATCTGATCTTACCCATGGCAGGGGATTAAGATATGTATGACCTGATTTGATTAAAGGTCATTAGGGTGGGAATGTTGTCAGTTGGGACTCCACATAGTACACCAGTATGGTCTGGGGGTGGCCTCTAGTCGGTGCTTATTACCAGTCACAGGATGACAGGAAGTTGTGAATACATATCTAGAAACTTTTATAGCAATCCAAGATGTGTCTTGTATTGACACATGGGCTATGGTAGACTGGACATCTATAAACCTACCTCTTTACCAGTTTGAGAAGCCCTGATGTAGACACTCGAAGCACCTGTGACCAGCACACCAGTTACCTGCCAGCTGGACGAAACTGGGAAGTCCTTTTGTTGCAAGCCATGTAACAACTCCTTTGTATGGTCccactgattatatatatacacagatataaatatatgtatgccTACATGTCCTTGCATGTGATTGCATGCTTACAAACCAAATTCCTCTCTTCCTCGGACACTCACCTGACTGGTGAAGCCAGCAGGCTTATGGGACTGTTCACTGGCACTTGGGGTCATCGTGTTATCATCCACACCTGGGATCACCATGCTACTTTCCATACTTGCGGTGGTAGCGTCATCTTCTGGCAGGACTGTGGTGGCTAAAAAAGAAAGACCGAGTCAGGGCACACGGTGGATGTAATGTGTGGGCAGACCTAACGGGCTGGCTACAACGAGATTatctttcccatttctttttggGATTTGTTGTTACATTTCCTGCTTGGCACAAACCATTCTCCTTGCTGCACCTCTGGCACATGGGATGGCCTGGTTGTCACCATTGCCCAGGAAAGGAGGGTGGAAAGAGAAAAAGCTGAAGCAGCCAGCCCCTCCTTGATATCCCCCTGGGGCAGGCTGTACACCTTTCCTTTTCAGGTACTATTTCAAATGCTGAAGGAATGTATTCAGGTTACTAGAATACCATGTAGACCTGgaaaaattctaaattatagGCACCTCGGGAGAGTTCCAAAACCACTTTGCAGGCTCTACCTCCAACCCCCTGAATCAGAAACGTCCAAAAAGCAGGGTCTCCATCTTTCCAAAGTCAAGCTTGCTCTCCATTTACCTTGGAGACTGCTGCCCACCTGAATGGTTAGCCTTGGCTTTGACCACTGACCTCAGAGATTACATAGAGTTCAACCTCCTATCTTCCAGTTGGGCTAATGTCTGCAGGGGAAGGTCAGCAATATACTTAAGGATGCCAGCGAGAACTAAGGGAACTCTCGGTGCACCAAGAGCTATGCTACGGAGAGACCTCCCTGGCCCCGGACCTGGCTCTCCTGCATTAACACTGCGTGAATGACCCCAATGTGCCAAAGAAAAGGTTTCTGGAGGAGCAGGGGACAGCAAATTCTAAAACCGGGCAGAGAACAGATAACAACAGTGGCCTCTTCTTCAACCTGTATCCCAATGATCTGAGCTAATCATGACCAAGCCGGAGCACCATCTCAACTCACCAGATAACCCTTTCGATGGTTAAAAATCTGACTCATTGGCCACAGGCTCCGTCCACAGACGCAGAGGGGCTCTGGAAATCCCATGAGTCAGTACAGTTGCAAAATAAGGGAGCACACGCAtcccaggagcagagggaggggtgcTTGGGGACTGCTTTGAGGGTGTAATTAAAGAGCGGATGTTCGTAACCAGGCCATGCTCAAGTCAGCCAGCAGCCCGCTCTTGATTTAAGATGCCTATTCCTCCCGATGCTTCTTGCCGGCCCAACCACAGGCGCTGCTAATAAATATTTGATCACAGCGTCTTTGCTGATGCAGAGGGAGAAAGCCTCCAGAGTAAATTCATTTGTTCTCTCTGCAACTAGTCCTACTCCAGGGCTGCCGATCTATCTCTTCGGATGAACCTACTAGTATGCATTTTTCATCTGGGTGGCAAAAGCCCTTCACCAGTTAGCAATAACTGAATAGTAGCTCAGCGCAGGCAAATGGTTGGTCTCCCCTCTGAGCccttggctggggtgggggagaggtggggcagTGATTGGACCCCACGGGGATTTAGCCTGTGCTGTAGGCAGATGTTGAATATATTAATGGATTCTCAGGGGCGAAATATCCCTTTGCCTGGCAAGTAGtccttattaaaaacaaacaaacaaacaaaacacatgcgcacacacatgcacgcacgaaACTAAATATGctatctccttttcttcctctcctgctTTGAGCTCAACTGACAAGTCAGCAatgtaaaaaatgttttccagTGCTGCTCAGAAAAACCACGTACTACGGGGCATCctctaactttaaaaaacaaaccacccttgctttaaaagaaaaaaagcaacaaaacaaaaacaagtactGAATGAAGTTGGTCTGAATTCTTTCGTAGAAAGTTCAGTTCATTGAAAGCGGAACGATAAAAATTCCTCCTGGTTCTTTCCTACGCTTGGCCCGCAGAGCCCGGCGCTAAAACCGCTCTGAATAGACAAAGGGCGTTTTTATGAATGACACTCGTAATTAAGATGCATGTTCTTCTAGTCTCACGGCCCTGGCATTCTCTTGGCTCCATGGGAAAGTTGATCTTTAACAAGAGATCCTCAGCTGTCTCTCTCCTTAGGTTGGCTAAAGGCTTTCCTGGGTGACACGGTCCCCCAGCCAGCGTTTGCCGTCCTTTTCCCTGGAATGTTGAAATTCAAACCACGTGTGGATGCCTGGGACCTCCaatccttcctccttcctgagACACATGTGCACGCAggcaacacacacatacacatacacatacacacacacacacatgtgcacgcaggcaacacacacacacagctgtttACATAGGTGCAGTGAGGAGACTGCAATAACAGGGCGGGCCAGGAGCAGTGTGCCCTCATGCTCACATGAACGAACGCTTTCCTGTCACACCCAGCCTCCCCCGGACATGGCACAGAACCAATGGGAGTTTCCAAATGTGGTGGCAACCCATCCCTTGACTtgggaatatttttgtgtgtgatgttcTTTAAGAAGCTAGGCCAACGTTTATACTGCCTATGAGAAGATGGTGTGGATAAATCAATTTCACCTTATGGTTCTTAAATTGGAGAACAAACAAGAACTAAAGAGATGCTTAATGGTAGGAAAGTGCTAATTATGAATCATTATAATCTTGGCATTAAATAAATGATTCAAGTTTACATATATGTATGGGAtggcatttcttttaaaatacctcAGAATTTAAATGCAATGATAAATCACACTGTCATTGTCATGGTTTGCAGTATCCTAAGTGCTTGATAAAAATCTTTGAATAAATGCTTTTAAGCCTCTGGTTTTACTGACATTTCTTTGATTAGCAGTGGTGAGCTGTTTCATCTGTTGGCCATCAGAAAATATCTTTGTAACCATTTTTCTCTTATGGTATTCATGGTTTTTTATAGTTTTGTAGatgtttagatattttttttaaccttaagaATATATTCCCTGGAATAAATGTTGCAAACATTTTACTCTCTTGTAACTGGTGAGTTTTGTTGCTAATCAAATGTATTAAGCTTGTTTTGTCTCCCTGATGACACAATTATCAACCCTACCTTATAAATATTCACCTATATTTCCCTTATGGTTTagctcttcctttttttattgtttaaagtattacatatgtctcctttttccctgattgaccaccccctcaccccagccactctcaccccccaggacaagcccccactgccccaggattcatgtccattggttatgctaatatgcatgcatacaagtcctttggttgattcttctcttccctccccctcccccagccttctctctgagattggatggtctgttcagtgtttctttgtctctggatctattattgttcatcagtttatgttgttcattatatcccacatatgagtgagattacgtgatatttatctttctctgactgccttatttcacttagcataatgctgtccaggtccatccatgcagttgcaaatggtaaaagttccttctttgttatagcagtactagaagcccgttgcacgaagatttgcgcaataggccttccttcccctggctgctggtgccggttttcctccggcacccgggaccctggcctTTGGTCCAGCTGTAGCGAGGCTTGGctacagtggagaagccaagcctcttcagtcttcagtcttcagtctggctggagccttcagtcttcgttccatgcctgcatatgcaaattaaccaccatcttgttgggttaatttgcatagtcactctgattggctggtgggcgtagcagagtgacaccaatttgcatgtttctcttttattagtatagactagagacctggttcacaaaaatttgtgcactcggggggagaagggggtccctcagcccggcctgtgccctctctcagtctgggacccctcgggagataatgccctgctgcttaggcctgctcccgggtggcagagggcaggcccaatccctaggtgcagcccctggtcgggctcagagcagggccgattggggagttggggcgccttcccctgtcatgcacaaagcagggaagattgggaggtggtgatgccaccctcagtcacgctcaaggtagggccgattggggggt is drawn from Myotis daubentonii chromosome 3, mMyoDau2.1, whole genome shotgun sequence and contains these coding sequences:
- the PDPN gene encoding podoplanin isoform X2, which translates into the protein MWKARVLLVVLGSALLWAPAGEATTVLPEDDATTASMESSMVIPGVDDNTMTPSASEQSHKPAGFTSQVPTNTKRTDTPIEDLPTTESTGHAQEETQSTTALNGATSHSREDTQTTGAKDGFSTGTLIGIIVGVLLGIGFIAGIIIVVVRKMSGRYS
- the PDPN gene encoding podoplanin isoform X1, producing MWKARVLLVVLGSALLWAPAGEATTVLPEDDATTASMESSMVIPGVDDNTMTPSASEQSHKPAGFTSQVPTNTKRTDTPIEDLPTTESTGHAQEETQSTTALNGATSHSREDTQTTGAKDGFSTGTLIGIIVGVLLGIGFIAGIIIVVVRKMSGRYSP
- the PDPN gene encoding podoplanin isoform X3; the protein is MWKARVLLVVLGSALLWAPAGEATTVLPEDDATTASMESSMVIPGVDDNTMTPSASEQSHKPAGFTSQVPTNTKRTDTPIEDLPTTESTGHAQEETQSTTALNGATSHSREDTQTTGAKDGFSTGTLIGIIVGVLLGIGFIAGIIIVVVRKMSGRP